In Dyadobacter subterraneus, a single genomic region encodes these proteins:
- a CDS encoding 3-keto-disaccharide hydrolase, translating into MKINKVRITFLALILSVSIANAQKSKDGWQDLFNGKDLTGWKQLNGKAKYEVKDGAIVGTSVMDTPNSFLTTEKNYGDFILECDVKVDNKLNSGIQIRSLSTPDYQNGRVHGYQVEIDPSDRAWSGGLYDEARRGWLYSLDINPEGKKAFKKDAWNKYRIEAIGNSIRTFVNGIPVADVVDDMTPSGFICLQVHAIGNKDKSLEGTQVAWKNVRIKTTNLKPSPKTTIRIVNLIPNTLVEAEKAQGWSLLYDGKSVDQWTSYAGPEFPSKRWSYNDGTITISKSDGSETGNDIITKTLYGPAFEFQFQFKLTEGANSGVKYFVDKKFNSNGKSGVGLEFQVLDDERHPDAKMGKNGNRTIASLYDIITSEKPANAIKKIGEWNLGRIVVNPDGTVQHFLNNHKVVEYVRGSQSFKDLVAQSKFKGFEGFGLSEKGYLLLQDHGDNVSFRSLKVKVLSK; encoded by the coding sequence ATGAAAATCAACAAAGTACGCATTACATTTTTAGCATTAATCTTATCAGTTTCAATAGCCAACGCACAAAAATCCAAAGATGGCTGGCAGGATCTGTTTAATGGAAAAGACCTTACCGGTTGGAAACAATTAAATGGAAAAGCAAAGTATGAAGTAAAAGATGGCGCCATTGTAGGGACTTCGGTTATGGATACGCCAAATTCCTTTTTGACAACCGAAAAAAACTACGGTGATTTTATATTGGAATGCGATGTAAAAGTTGATAATAAACTGAACTCCGGAATCCAGATCAGAAGTCTTTCTACGCCTGATTACCAAAACGGTCGTGTGCATGGCTATCAGGTTGAAATTGATCCGAGCGACCGGGCATGGTCTGGCGGACTTTATGATGAAGCTCGCCGTGGCTGGTTATATTCACTTGATATTAATCCCGAAGGGAAAAAAGCTTTCAAAAAGGATGCATGGAACAAGTATCGTATAGAAGCGATCGGAAATTCGATCCGTACTTTTGTAAATGGTATTCCGGTTGCTGATGTTGTAGACGACATGACGCCAAGTGGATTTATTTGCCTGCAGGTTCATGCTATTGGTAATAAAGATAAGAGTCTGGAAGGCACACAGGTAGCCTGGAAAAATGTCCGTATCAAAACCACGAATCTTAAACCAAGTCCAAAAACGACTATCCGTATCGTAAATCTTATTCCGAATACGCTTGTGGAAGCTGAAAAAGCACAGGGATGGAGTTTGCTTTATGACGGAAAATCAGTTGATCAGTGGACTTCATACGCCGGTCCGGAATTTCCATCGAAACGTTGGTCATACAACGACGGAACAATTACAATTTCAAAATCTGACGGTTCTGAAACAGGAAATGACATCATTACAAAAACACTTTACGGACCCGCTTTTGAATTCCAGTTTCAGTTTAAATTGACGGAAGGAGCCAATAGCGGTGTAAAATATTTTGTTGATAAAAAGTTTAATTCAAACGGAAAATCCGGTGTAGGACTGGAATTTCAGGTTCTTGATGACGAAAGACATCCTGATGCAAAAATGGGTAAAAACGGGAACAGAACTATCGCTTCACTTTACGATATCATCACTTCCGAGAAACCTGCCAATGCGATCAAGAAAATCGGAGAATGGAATTTGGGCCGTATTGTAGTTAACCCTGATGGTACCGTTCAGCATTTCTTAAATAATCATAAAGTTGTAGAGTATGTTCGCGGATCACAGTCTTTTAAGGACTTGGTAGCACAATCGAAGTTCAAAGGCTTTGAAGGTTTCGGCCTTTCTGAAAAAGGATATCTGCTGTTGCAGGATCATGGAGATAATGTTTCTTTCCGTAGCCTGAAAGTTAAGGTATTAAGTAAATAA
- a CDS encoding PmoA family protein, whose translation MKFRYTNIAIAAFSLAVSGLVQAQKVDLVDNKKEKKVEVNIDGKPFTSYFYPGEDVLKKAVLYPVMTAKGTLITRGWPLDPRPGERIDHPHHVGIWLNYENVNDNDYWNNSNAVDHVKHAYGTIKHTGITSLKSGKDKGELTVTADWVDRDGKLTLQEKTTYIFSGKGTTRTVDRLTTLTAVIDAAMPDVKDGMFAIRVARELELPSTKPEIFTDASGIATKVPTLNNDGITGNYRNSNGVTGEDVWAKRAVWCNLTGKIKDEDISIAIIDHPKNVGYPAYFHARGYGLFAVNPLGQKAFSDGKEVLNFKLKKGESTTFRYRLVVASEHLSDASINAMATDFAKVK comes from the coding sequence GTGAAGTTTAGATATACCAATATTGCGATTGCTGCTTTTTCTTTGGCAGTGAGCGGCTTGGTTCAGGCCCAGAAGGTTGACCTGGTCGATAATAAAAAAGAGAAAAAAGTGGAGGTAAATATTGATGGAAAACCGTTTACTTCTTATTTCTATCCTGGTGAAGATGTTTTGAAAAAAGCAGTTCTGTATCCGGTTATGACGGCGAAAGGTACTTTGATAACCCGCGGCTGGCCACTGGATCCTCGTCCGGGCGAGCGCATCGATCACCCGCACCATGTCGGAATATGGCTGAATTATGAGAATGTAAATGACAACGATTACTGGAATAACAGCAATGCAGTTGATCATGTAAAACATGCTTACGGAACCATCAAACATACCGGAATTACTTCCCTAAAAAGTGGAAAAGATAAAGGGGAACTGACCGTTACTGCGGACTGGGTTGACAGAGACGGAAAACTGACTTTGCAGGAAAAAACGACTTACATATTTTCAGGAAAAGGAACTACCAGAACTGTTGACCGTTTAACAACTTTAACTGCCGTTATTGATGCTGCGATGCCAGATGTTAAAGACGGAATGTTTGCGATTCGCGTAGCAAGAGAACTGGAACTTCCTTCTACAAAACCTGAAATATTCACTGATGCAAGCGGAATTGCAACCAAAGTACCTACGTTGAACAACGATGGAATTACTGGCAATTACCGCAATAGTAATGGCGTTACCGGCGAAGACGTTTGGGCTAAAAGAGCAGTTTGGTGTAATCTGACAGGGAAAATCAAAGATGAGGATATTAGTATCGCAATCATTGATCATCCAAAAAATGTTGGTTATCCTGCTTATTTCCATGCAAGAGGCTACGGTTTATTCGCTGTGAATCCATTAGGCCAGAAAGCTTTCAGTGATGGAAAAGAGGTTTTGAATTTCAAATTGAAAAAAGGAGAATCAACAACTTTCCGTTACCGTTTGGTAGTTGCATCAGAACATCTGTCAGATGCTTCCATCAATGCAATGGCTACCGATTTCGCGAAAGTGAAGTAA
- a CDS encoding RagB/SusD family nutrient uptake outer membrane protein, with protein MNTIYKKAKSILTLTLIAGGTLMVSCKDSYLKPEPLSFYDPDNTFNDAAGLRAALVACERNMRLEWYGDAPPMVTEAIFSEIAVEGTTDKSGPAQNLNLLITPDAQLNSGDYNKIGWYWSEGFKGVKYANVVVSRIDQPTNYKDDAEKNAILGAAYFHRAYRYYRLTQQFGDVPLILSEVIGPKLDFQSTKREVILQKMKEDLEFAEKWVPVITDKGTVNRGSVSHLLTKINLALGLFDDAIKSASNVIDGGQHKLMTSRFGVDANNAARNVIWDLHRPANKSVGANTEGLMMVIDRVSIDGNVVDGTQMMRNTVPFWHNNINTPAGNRGTIDTYGIAIDQVTSLGRGIGRVRPTYYSQDGVWDDKKDLRHIKGNWTKMEDILYNNPALNTTLKDPYYGKNLQFRNESGTVLTIDTIRCWFDWPNYKLFIEDPLKIQPSGGNSDWYVFRLAETYLLRAEAYTWKGELTKAAADINAVRTRANCDPVDASKVNIDVVLDERARELYFEEPRKTELTRIAYIFAMTGKAAPNGKTYSLASFSESNYFYDRVMAKSDFYNKGVKTRHGDEYLMSPYHVLWPVPQPAIAGNTGGIINQNKGYNGFQNNVPPLTSIPTE; from the coding sequence ATGAATACGATATATAAAAAAGCAAAAAGCATTTTAACGCTTACCCTGATTGCCGGAGGTACATTGATGGTAAGCTGTAAAGACAGTTATTTAAAACCGGAACCTTTATCATTTTACGATCCGGACAATACTTTTAACGACGCAGCGGGATTAAGAGCCGCCCTGGTTGCTTGTGAAAGAAATATGAGACTTGAATGGTATGGTGATGCGCCTCCGATGGTAACCGAGGCCATTTTTTCTGAAATCGCAGTGGAGGGAACAACTGACAAATCTGGTCCGGCACAAAACCTAAATTTATTGATAACGCCTGATGCTCAGTTGAATAGTGGTGATTATAATAAAATCGGCTGGTATTGGTCAGAAGGTTTTAAAGGGGTGAAATATGCCAATGTTGTTGTTTCAAGAATTGATCAGCCAACCAATTATAAAGATGACGCAGAAAAAAATGCGATTCTTGGCGCGGCTTATTTTCACAGAGCATATCGCTATTATCGCCTTACCCAACAATTTGGCGATGTTCCGTTAATTCTTAGCGAAGTGATTGGTCCGAAACTGGATTTTCAATCAACAAAAAGGGAAGTAATTCTTCAAAAAATGAAGGAAGATCTGGAATTTGCGGAAAAGTGGGTACCTGTGATTACAGATAAAGGAACGGTCAACCGGGGCTCAGTAAGTCATCTTTTGACCAAAATTAATCTTGCATTAGGTTTATTTGATGATGCCATAAAATCCGCCAGTAATGTGATTGATGGCGGTCAGCATAAACTGATGACCAGCCGTTTTGGCGTTGATGCCAATAATGCGGCGCGCAATGTGATCTGGGATTTGCACCGTCCAGCCAACAAATCAGTAGGAGCAAATACAGAAGGTTTGATGATGGTTATTGACCGTGTCAGTATTGATGGTAACGTTGTTGACGGTACTCAAATGATGCGAAATACGGTTCCTTTCTGGCATAATAATATTAACACGCCGGCCGGAAACAGAGGAACAATTGATACTTATGGCATTGCAATCGATCAGGTAACTTCACTGGGCCGGGGTATCGGACGGGTTCGTCCAACCTATTATTCTCAGGATGGTGTTTGGGATGATAAAAAGGATCTGCGTCATATCAAGGGAAACTGGACCAAGATGGAGGATATTCTTTACAATAATCCGGCTTTAAATACAACGTTGAAAGATCCGTATTATGGAAAAAACCTTCAATTCCGTAACGAATCCGGTACTGTTTTGACCATCGATACCATCAGATGCTGGTTCGATTGGCCGAATTACAAATTGTTTATTGAAGATCCGTTGAAAATTCAGCCAAGTGGCGGCAATTCTGACTGGTACGTTTTCCGTCTGGCGGAAACGTATTTACTTCGGGCAGAAGCTTATACCTGGAAAGGTGAACTTACAAAAGCAGCGGCAGATATCAATGCGGTAAGAACCCGTGCAAATTGTGATCCTGTTGACGCGTCAAAAGTTAATATTGATGTAGTTTTGGATGAAAGAGCACGGGAATTATATTTCGAAGAACCGCGCAAAACGGAACTGACACGTATTGCCTACATTTTTGCCATGACAGGAAAAGCTGCACCAAATGGTAAAACTTACAGTCTGGCAAGTTTCTCGGAAAGCAATTATTTCTACGACCGTGTGATGGCAAAAAGTGATTTTTATAACAAAGGTGTCAAAACCCGTCACGGCGACGAATATCTGATGAGTCCTTATCACGTACTTTGGCCGGTTCCGCAGCCGGCAATTGCAGGAAATACGGGAGGAATAATTAACCAGAATAAAGGATATAATGGATTCCAGAATAATGTTCCTCCATTAACTTCGATCCCGACAGAATAA
- a CDS encoding Gfo/Idh/MocA family protein: MTTRRDFIKKTALVTAGAAVSINSVNASSYRRILGANDRVRVGIIGFSDRFRSSLAPSFAEHSKELNFEFMGVSDLWNRRRDEAEKFIKGKGWSASEFVKARNNEELLARKDVDAVIISTADFQHALHCVEAVKSGRDVYVEKPFAESLADGKLALKTVEASKQIVQVGSQRRSAPNYHAANDFIRSGKFGDISMVEMTWNVNQPARWRRAELVSQIRKEDTDWDRFLLNRPKTEWNPRHYLEFRLFYPYSSGLPGQWMSHQIDTVHWFSGLEAPRSVVANGGVYVWKDGRVNADTFSATFDYGPFDNPDKGFQVIYSARMHQAAGDVKEYYYSNGGMINLDTNKITSEGGLKEKDAAAMGMKANLLPDQSLKTGEKVSTDANTGSDPMTSLHMRNWMECVRSRKQPNAPARAGFNHSVANIMSTQALHTGKKVTWDPKKSDIVLS, translated from the coding sequence ATGACCACCAGAAGAGATTTTATCAAAAAAACAGCTTTGGTAACGGCCGGGGCTGCCGTTAGTATCAACTCAGTGAATGCATCGAGCTATCGCCGGATCCTGGGAGCAAATGACCGTGTTCGTGTCGGAATTATTGGATTTTCTGATCGTTTCCGCAGTTCACTGGCACCAAGTTTTGCTGAGCACTCCAAAGAATTGAATTTTGAGTTTATGGGTGTTTCGGATTTGTGGAACCGCCGGAGAGACGAAGCTGAAAAGTTTATAAAAGGAAAAGGCTGGTCGGCAAGTGAATTTGTGAAGGCGCGTAATAATGAAGAATTGCTCGCCAGAAAAGACGTTGACGCAGTAATCATCAGCACTGCCGATTTTCAGCACGCGCTTCATTGCGTTGAAGCTGTGAAATCCGGTCGTGATGTATATGTTGAAAAACCATTTGCTGAATCTTTGGCTGACGGAAAACTTGCACTGAAAACGGTGGAAGCTTCCAAACAAATTGTTCAGGTAGGTTCTCAGCGCCGCAGTGCACCGAATTATCATGCAGCAAACGATTTTATCAGATCGGGGAAATTTGGTGATATTTCAATGGTTGAAATGACCTGGAATGTCAACCAGCCTGCAAGATGGAGACGTGCAGAATTGGTTTCTCAAATCAGAAAAGAAGATACAGACTGGGATCGTTTCTTATTGAATCGTCCAAAAACAGAATGGAATCCACGTCATTATCTTGAATTCCGTTTGTTTTACCCATATTCATCAGGTTTGCCAGGACAATGGATGTCGCACCAGATTGATACCGTTCACTGGTTTTCAGGATTGGAAGCGCCTCGCAGTGTTGTTGCAAACGGTGGTGTTTATGTATGGAAAGATGGCCGCGTAAATGCAGATACATTCTCGGCAACATTTGATTACGGCCCATTTGACAATCCGGATAAAGGATTCCAGGTAATTTATTCTGCACGTATGCACCAGGCAGCTGGCGATGTGAAAGAATATTACTACTCAAATGGTGGTATGATCAATTTGGATACAAATAAAATCACCTCAGAAGGCGGATTGAAAGAAAAAGATGCAGCCGCCATGGGCATGAAAGCTAATCTTCTTCCAGATCAATCTTTGAAAACGGGTGAAAAAGTTTCGACAGATGCCAATACAGGATCTGATCCAATGACATCACTACATATGCGCAACTGGATGGAATGTGTGCGCAGTCGCAAGCAGCCAAATGCGCCGGCACGTGCAGGTTTCAACCACTCGGTAGCCAATATCATGTCAACACAAGCTTTGCACACAGGTAAAAAAGTAACCTGGGATCCAAAGAAAAGCGACATCGTTTTAAGTTAA
- a CDS encoding sugar phosphate isomerase/epimerase family protein produces MTSSAWAETLVKKGDVKIGYSAITWGGKDEQAITDLAGLGFKGIQLRANTFAPYKTKVSELKDSLIKHNLTLCMFSSGNVEIDPAKLQSTIDTHVAHASFVKALGGNALQLTNSLRPKDRAPSIEELKKLAQVMNEVGKQTADLGVQAVYHNHMNQLGETPEEVDVIVQAMDPRYIKLLLDIAHYKQGGGEPENAVIKYKDIIHSLHLKDTKPAESKSGYKFVELGQGRVNVPAVFESLNKIKFKGWAVVELDGVPDPEKSPLICAEINKKYIVETLKYPLG; encoded by the coding sequence ATGACTTCTTCGGCCTGGGCTGAAACTCTTGTTAAAAAAGGTGATGTGAAAATCGGATACTCAGCCATCACCTGGGGCGGGAAAGATGAACAGGCTATAACGGATCTGGCCGGACTTGGTTTTAAAGGTATTCAGTTGAGAGCCAATACTTTTGCACCTTACAAAACGAAAGTTTCTGAATTAAAAGATTCTCTTATTAAACATAATCTCACTTTATGCATGTTTTCAAGCGGGAATGTAGAAATCGATCCTGCCAAATTGCAGAGTACCATTGATACCCATGTCGCACATGCCAGTTTTGTAAAAGCGCTGGGAGGCAATGCATTGCAGTTGACAAATAGTCTGCGTCCGAAAGATCGTGCTCCCTCAATAGAAGAATTGAAAAAACTGGCACAGGTTATGAATGAAGTCGGTAAACAAACGGCGGATCTTGGTGTTCAGGCGGTTTATCACAATCACATGAACCAGCTTGGCGAAACCCCGGAAGAAGTGGATGTCATTGTGCAGGCAATGGATCCACGTTATATCAAATTACTCCTTGACATTGCGCATTACAAACAGGGTGGAGGAGAACCGGAAAATGCAGTTATCAAGTATAAAGACATCATTCATTCTCTGCATTTGAAAGATACCAAACCGGCAGAAAGCAAAAGCGGCTACAAATTTGTGGAACTTGGCCAAGGCCGTGTAAATGTCCCGGCGGTTTTTGAATCGCTTAATAAAATTAAATTTAAAGGCTGGGCTGTGGTTGAACTTGACGGTGTCCCAGATCCTGAGAAATCACCCTTGATTTGCGCGGAAATCAACAAGAAATATATTGTGGAGACTTTGAAGTATCCTTTGGGGTGA
- a CDS encoding SusC/RagA family TonB-linked outer membrane protein, whose protein sequence is MMNKEFTNLPSHLVRRCMLMAMLLPPSFTFAGTFPQRPDQTIQKQTDKKITGKILSKDDNQPVPGVTVVVKNTTIGTTTDIDGKYEINVANNDAVLVFSAVGFLTQEKPVGTQSAIDIVMSSDQKTLDEVVVVGYGTLKKRDLTGAVSQINATKLENENPQSVQDVLRGNIPGMNVGFSASAKGGGNLGVRGTNSLTAGSSPLVVLDGAIYYGGLEDINPNDIETVDVLKDASSAAVFGAKAASGVILVTTKKGKEGKTIINVNSNFGMAEVSRMQHVLSPDGFISWRQEVMRNINSSAQPSRFTNPNNLPSDITLDQWLAFDGSKGDPTTVWLQRLNMQPVEIQNYKDGRNTDWQKMVFQKAFRQDHTVSLSGKTDKVSYYMSLGYLSNEGIVVGDKYSTVRGRVNLEGKVSKFLSVGISTQFADRDESQVPVNYDLAANLSPWGSPLNADGSYKWRPNDEASGGNHPYYLPSFTDRDKGAITVNNVIFAKVNLPLGITYQANFTPRFEFSHRYNAESSKSLDWVAEGGRASRRDTRTMSWQVDNIFKWNKTIKQVHNIDATFLVNAERFRMWDDSISNKGFAPNDNLGYHNMSAGNAPIMWSNDETSTASALMARLFYSYKDRYMVTLSSRKDGYSAFGQKNPTALFSSAALGWVFTEEPFLKNSILNYGKLRISYGSNGNRDIGRYDALSNLATGKYLQVNSAGTVYQVSQLYVDRMANPNLKWERTNSLNLGFDFSLFNSVIDGSLELYKSSTHDLLVKRALPNVLGFDFVLDNLGQVDNKGLEISLNSNNMKRENFTWRTTFNVQMNRNKIVHLYGNQSVTKDATGNVTSSREADDITNKWFIGHAIDEIWNYKVLGVWQTEEADQAAKYGVKPGDHKILDVNGDGKFTNDDKVFQGYTTPRARFTMRNEFKLFKVFDLSFMAYSYVGQKGEFNQMKNRPGFPDRSSSYIFPYWTAENRNNEWARLYSSEGSATGYTVYQKKSFVRFESIALAYTFPKALVQKIAIQNLRVYGNVRNIGYISSWKFWDPENGTNGADNTNLAYSVPSPRIFTIGIDITL, encoded by the coding sequence ATGATGAACAAGGAATTTACAAATTTACCTTCGCATTTAGTCAGGAGGTGCATGCTTATGGCAATGCTGCTTCCACCTTCTTTTACTTTTGCCGGCACATTTCCACAACGGCCAGATCAAACAATTCAAAAACAAACAGACAAAAAGATCACAGGAAAAATATTGTCGAAAGACGATAACCAGCCTGTCCCCGGAGTTACTGTTGTTGTAAAAAATACAACAATTGGAACAACAACTGACATTGATGGAAAATATGAAATTAATGTAGCCAACAATGATGCAGTTCTGGTATTTTCAGCGGTTGGATTTTTAACCCAGGAAAAACCAGTCGGTACACAAAGTGCCATTGACATTGTGATGTCATCAGACCAGAAAACACTTGATGAAGTAGTCGTTGTGGGATATGGTACTTTGAAAAAACGTGATCTTACCGGTGCTGTCTCACAGATCAACGCCACAAAACTCGAAAACGAAAATCCACAGTCTGTCCAGGACGTGCTTCGTGGAAATATTCCCGGGATGAACGTTGGTTTTTCTGCTTCTGCAAAAGGTGGTGGTAACTTGGGCGTGCGGGGAACAAATTCTTTAACCGCCGGAAGTAGCCCATTGGTGGTACTTGATGGAGCTATTTATTATGGTGGTTTAGAGGATATTAATCCAAATGATATTGAAACGGTTGATGTTTTAAAGGATGCCAGTTCCGCAGCCGTTTTTGGTGCGAAGGCAGCCAGTGGGGTTATTCTTGTTACAACTAAAAAAGGAAAAGAAGGTAAAACCATCATCAATGTTAATTCAAACTTTGGTATGGCAGAGGTCTCAAGAATGCAGCATGTTTTAAGTCCGGATGGATTTATTTCCTGGCGTCAGGAAGTGATGCGAAACATTAACTCTTCTGCTCAGCCAAGTCGTTTTACCAATCCAAACAATCTCCCTTCTGATATAACATTGGATCAATGGCTTGCTTTTGATGGTTCAAAAGGAGATCCGACTACGGTTTGGCTTCAACGTTTGAATATGCAACCGGTTGAAATTCAGAATTATAAAGATGGAAGAAATACTGATTGGCAAAAAATGGTTTTCCAAAAGGCATTTCGTCAGGATCATACAGTAAGTCTTTCCGGAAAAACGGATAAAGTTTCCTACTACATGTCGCTGGGATATCTGAGCAATGAAGGTATTGTAGTTGGCGACAAATACAGCACAGTTCGTGGGCGGGTAAACCTGGAAGGAAAAGTCAGTAAATTTCTTTCAGTTGGTATCAGTACTCAATTCGCTGACCGTGATGAAAGTCAGGTGCCGGTCAATTATGATCTGGCTGCAAATTTATCTCCATGGGGATCACCTTTAAATGCGGATGGTAGTTACAAATGGAGACCAAATGATGAAGCAAGTGGTGGAAATCACCCATACTATCTTCCAAGTTTCACAGATCGGGACAAAGGTGCAATTACTGTCAATAACGTTATTTTTGCCAAAGTAAATCTTCCTTTGGGGATTACTTATCAGGCAAATTTTACGCCTCGTTTTGAATTTTCGCATCGTTACAATGCGGAATCTTCTAAAAGTCTTGATTGGGTTGCAGAAGGTGGAAGGGCTTCCCGTCGCGATACCAGAACCATGAGCTGGCAGGTTGATAATATTTTCAAATGGAACAAAACCATTAAGCAGGTCCATAATATTGATGCCACTTTTCTTGTCAACGCAGAAAGATTTCGTATGTGGGATGACAGTATTTCCAACAAAGGTTTTGCGCCAAATGACAATCTGGGCTACCATAACATGAGTGCTGGAAATGCTCCGATCATGTGGAGTAATGACGAAACAAGTACGGCTAGTGCATTAATGGCCAGATTATTCTATTCCTACAAGGATCGATATATGGTGACTTTGTCGTCGCGTAAGGATGGATATTCAGCATTTGGACAAAAAAATCCGACTGCACTTTTCTCTTCCGCAGCTCTGGGCTGGGTCTTTACAGAAGAGCCATTCCTAAAAAACAGTATTCTTAATTACGGAAAATTGAGAATTTCATACGGTAGTAATGGTAACAGGGATATTGGCCGTTATGACGCGCTTTCTAACCTTGCAACGGGTAAATATCTGCAGGTAAATTCAGCCGGAACGGTTTATCAGGTAAGCCAGCTTTACGTGGACCGGATGGCAAATCCAAACCTGAAATGGGAGCGTACAAATTCATTAAACCTTGGTTTCGACTTTTCTCTTTTTAATTCGGTCATAGACGGAAGCTTGGAATTGTACAAATCTTCAACGCATGATCTTTTAGTAAAAAGAGCACTTCCAAATGTTCTTGGATTTGATTTTGTACTGGATAACCTTGGCCAGGTTGATAACAAAGGATTAGAAATCAGCTTGAATTCCAATAACATGAAGCGTGAAAACTTCACCTGGCGAACAACGTTTAATGTTCAGATGAACAGAAATAAAATTGTTCATTTATATGGAAATCAATCTGTTACAAAAGATGCTACTGGAAATGTGACTTCGTCACGTGAAGCGGATGATATAACAAATAAATGGTTTATCGGCCATGCTATTGACGAAATCTGGAATTATAAAGTACTGGGCGTCTGGCAGACGGAAGAAGCTGATCAGGCTGCAAAATATGGTGTAAAACCTGGTGATCATAAAATCCTGGATGTTAATGGTGACGGCAAATTTACAAATGATGATAAGGTTTTTCAAGGTTATACAACCCCTCGTGCACGTTTCACGATGCGTAATGAATTTAAGCTTTTCAAGGTTTTTGACCTCTCATTTATGGCATATTCTTACGTTGGGCAAAAAGGCGAATTTAATCAAATGAAAAATCGTCCGGGCTTCCCTGATCGTAGCAGCTCTTATATTTTTCCTTATTGGACGGCTGAAAACAGAAATAACGAATGGGCCCGTCTTTATTCGAGCGAAGGTTCTGCAACGGGTTACACAGTTTATCAGAAGAAATCATTTGTACGTTTTGAAAGTATAGCACTTGCCTACACTTTCCCAAAAGCGCTGGTTCAGAAAATAGCAATTCAAAATCTGAGGGTTTACGGTAATGTCAGAAATATCGGATATATATCAAGCTGGAAGTTCTGGGATCCTGAAAATGGAACGAATGGTGCGGATAATACTAATCTGGCCTATTCCGTGCCAAGTCCGCGCATCTTCACAATCGGTATTGATATTACCCTGTAA